From the genome of Rosettibacter firmus, one region includes:
- a CDS encoding MarR family winged helix-turn-helix transcriptional regulator has product MKKRYGKKIDLALNTWIKLARAYASFNRKIAENIRTYGLTQPQFAVIEVLGHLGPLKVGEICKKMLVTGGNMTLVLDNVEKMGLIERVHSKEDRRAIIVQLTKEGKELFDKVFYSHAEYITQLMSVLTQEEQKIMGSLLKKLGLTISQNHT; this is encoded by the coding sequence ATGAAAAAACGATATGGTAAAAAAATAGATCTTGCACTTAATACGTGGATTAAATTAGCAAGAGCATATGCATCTTTTAATAGAAAAATTGCAGAAAACATAAGAACCTATGGATTAACTCAACCACAATTTGCAGTAATTGAAGTACTGGGTCATCTTGGACCACTAAAGGTAGGGGAGATTTGTAAAAAAATGCTTGTAACTGGTGGTAATATGACTCTTGTTCTTGATAATGTAGAAAAAATGGGTTTAATAGAAAGAGTTCATAGTAAAGAAGATAGACGAGCAATTATTGTACAATTAACAAAAGAAGGGAAAGAATTATTTGATAAAGTATTTTACTCTCATGCTGAATATATTACTCAATTAATGTCGGTTCTTACACAGGAAGAACAAAAAATTATGGGTAGTTTGTTGAAAAAGTTGGGCTTAACTATATCACAAAATCATACCTGA
- a CDS encoding DUF2203 domain-containing protein: METKVKYFTPEEAKKSLPLVKRIVRDILNTAYEIRMITYFNGGKYEGNLQIEILKEKINNYIKELEEIGCTFKDWDFEIGLVDFPSIINGEEVYLCWRSDEDDIKFYHGINEGYTGRKPIPEDYL, translated from the coding sequence TTGGAAACAAAGGTTAAATATTTTACTCCAGAAGAAGCAAAAAAATCTCTTCCTCTTGTAAAAAGAATAGTAAGAGATATTTTAAATACAGCTTATGAAATTCGGATGATAACTTATTTCAATGGTGGAAAATATGAAGGTAATTTGCAGATAGAAATTTTAAAAGAAAAAATTAATAACTACATAAAAGAACTTGAAGAAATTGGTTGTACATTTAAAGATTGGGATTTTGAAATAGGACTGGTTGATTTCCCCTCAATTATTAATGGAGAAGAAGTTTACCTTTGCTGGCGTAGTGACGAGGATGATATTAAATTTTATCATGGCATAAACGAAGGCTACACAGGTAGAAAACCCATCCCTGAAGATTACCTATAA
- a CDS encoding OsmC family protein encodes MATKNAIVKHIQGVTFIGKTDSNHWVVMDGPEQFGGSNAAIRPKELLLIALGGCTGSDVAVILQKKKVKLDGFQMNISAEVQETHPQVFTKIHLEYVFYGKNIPVDAVERAIELSQKTYCSVTAMLQKAVQITHSYRIEESQE; translated from the coding sequence ATGGCTACTAAAAATGCAATTGTAAAACATATACAGGGTGTAACATTTATTGGTAAAACAGATTCAAATCATTGGGTAGTAATGGATGGACCAGAACAATTTGGTGGTAGTAATGCGGCAATAAGACCAAAAGAATTATTGTTAATTGCATTGGGTGGATGTACAGGGAGTGATGTTGCAGTTATACTTCAAAAAAAGAAAGTGAAATTAGATGGTTTTCAAATGAATATTTCTGCAGAAGTACAGGAAACACATCCTCAGGTTTTTACTAAAATACATCTTGAATATGTTTTTTATGGTAAGAATATTCCTGTAGATGCAGTTGAAAGAGCAATTGAGTTATCTCAAAAAACTTATTGTAGTGTAACTGCAATGCTTCAAAAAGCAGTTCAAATAACTCATTCCTATAGAATTGAAGAATCTCAAGAGTAG
- a CDS encoding DUF2905 domain-containing protein, with the protein MNEFQTLGKLLIFGGALIILLGLFMILWGKIPFVGRLPGDIIIKGKNFTFYFPIVTSIILSIIISLILYLIKK; encoded by the coding sequence ATGAATGAATTTCAAACACTTGGTAAACTGTTAATATTTGGTGGTGCTTTAATTATCTTATTAGGATTATTTATGATTCTATGGGGAAAGATTCCATTCGTTGGCAGATTACCAGGTGATATAATAATTAAAGGGAAAAATTTTACTTTTTATTTCCCCATAGTTACATCAATAATTTTGAGCATTATAATTTCTCTAATTTTATATCTCATTAAAAAATAG